The Sediminispirochaeta smaragdinae DSM 11293 genome has a segment encoding these proteins:
- a CDS encoding ACP S-malonyltransferase, whose amino-acid sequence MAQRTTTGTLIFLYPGQGAQYPGMIRDIFEASSGVKELFTLASDCTGIDMKALLFEADETELKKTEHTQAAITLANIAVRKFLSESGIESSAVAGFSLGEYAALADAGVLTEEAVFRLVVERGRLMAEAIEEGAEGAMAAVIGIDAQTVDKIIEGIEGVYPANYNAPLQTVISGTHKGLESAATRLKEAGARRVVPLKVAGPFHTPLLEGASARFAELIEYYQFSSPVKPLFSNVTGTVVVSSEKIRGLCARQIISPVRWTTVESSICEMKPTLAIESGPGKVLSGLWKSSSASVPCLSVDNREAALAARTFIENS is encoded by the coding sequence ATGGCACAGCGTACAACAACAGGCACGCTCATCTTTCTCTACCCTGGCCAGGGGGCCCAGTACCCCGGTATGATACGGGATATCTTCGAAGCGAGCAGCGGTGTCAAAGAACTTTTCACCCTGGCATCGGACTGTACCGGTATCGATATGAAGGCCCTTCTGTTCGAAGCAGATGAGACGGAGTTAAAGAAAACGGAACATACCCAGGCGGCAATAACCCTTGCTAATATCGCCGTTCGAAAATTCCTCTCGGAATCGGGAATCGAATCCTCTGCCGTTGCCGGTTTCAGCCTTGGCGAATATGCTGCCCTTGCCGATGCAGGGGTTCTGACCGAAGAAGCCGTTTTCAGGCTTGTGGTCGAACGGGGGCGCCTCATGGCCGAAGCAATTGAAGAGGGAGCCGAAGGCGCCATGGCCGCGGTGATCGGTATCGATGCACAAACAGTCGACAAAATAATCGAAGGGATAGAGGGCGTTTACCCTGCAAACTACAATGCCCCCCTTCAGACCGTCATAAGCGGGACACACAAGGGGCTTGAGAGCGCAGCTACACGGCTAAAAGAGGCTGGAGCGCGAAGGGTCGTCCCTCTTAAGGTGGCAGGGCCTTTTCACACACCACTTCTGGAAGGTGCAAGCGCCCGCTTTGCAGAGCTTATCGAATACTACCAATTTTCATCACCAGTAAAGCCTCTATTCTCCAACGTAACGGGGACAGTGGTGGTTTCTTCAGAAAAAATACGAGGTCTCTGCGCAAGACAGATCATTTCGCCGGTACGGTGGACGACGGTTGAATCTTCTATTTGTGAAATGAAGCCGACTCTTGCGATCGAATCTGGTCCCGGGAAGGTCCTTTCCGGACTCTGGAAGAGCAGCTCTGCTTCCGTGCCCTGCCTCTCCGTTGACAACAGAGAAGCTGCTCTTGCCGCCCGAACGTTTATTGAGAATAGCTAA
- the fabG gene encoding 3-oxoacyl-[acyl-carrier-protein] reductase: MNKNQGILKGKTAIVTGASRGIGAAIVESFLAEGAVVYGFSRSKAEFQGDFHWIEVDVGDAESIEQGLEKVFEAVGTPDLLVNNAGITRDGLVFRMKESDWEDVLRINLTSAFRISKGVALRMAKARSGAIVNISSVVGITGNGGQTNYAASKAGLIGFSKSLARELASRGVRVNVVAPGFVDTSMTESLNDKVKEELAGKIPLGRTAKPEEVAEAVLFLASDHSSYITGQVLAVDGGMTM; this comes from the coding sequence ATGAACAAGAATCAGGGAATCCTGAAGGGAAAAACGGCCATTGTAACGGGTGCCAGTCGGGGAATCGGTGCTGCAATCGTCGAAAGCTTTCTCGCCGAAGGTGCCGTTGTCTACGGTTTCAGCCGCAGCAAGGCGGAGTTCCAAGGAGACTTTCACTGGATCGAAGTTGATGTCGGGGATGCGGAAAGTATCGAACAGGGTTTGGAAAAGGTCTTCGAAGCCGTGGGTACTCCAGACCTTCTTGTCAACAACGCAGGAATAACCAGAGACGGGCTTGTTTTCCGGATGAAAGAGAGCGATTGGGAAGATGTACTGAGGATCAACCTTACCAGCGCTTTTAGGATTTCCAAGGGAGTCGCTCTGCGCATGGCCAAGGCCCGTTCCGGGGCAATAGTCAACATATCAAGTGTGGTCGGTATTACCGGCAACGGTGGCCAGACAAACTATGCGGCAAGCAAGGCTGGCCTGATCGGTTTTTCCAAAAGCCTTGCACGGGAATTGGCTTCCCGAGGGGTACGGGTGAATGTAGTTGCCCCAGGTTTTGTCGATACATCGATGACTGAATCTTTAAACGATAAGGTCAAAGAGGAGCTGGCGGGTAAAATCCCCCTTGGGCGAACCGCCAAGCCGGAGGAAGTTGCAGAAGCAGTACTCTTCCTTGCCTCGGATCACTCCTCATATATCACGGGTCAGGTTCTTGCCGTCGACGGCGGAATGACCATGTAA
- the fabF gene encoding beta-ketoacyl-ACP synthase II, which yields MENQKRRVVVTGMGAITPLGNDVESTWQALKTGKSGIVRNDRFDISEFPSKIAGLVRDFEPNNYMEKKDARKMALFTQYGVAAARQAMDQAGFTSGNFDPDRASVFLGNGIGGFEIIESSYRILFSKGPSRVPPLTIPKLISNEGPANVAMVLGLKGPCQTITTACASGSDAIGAAVASIRSGRSDIAVTGGTEGCITELGIAGFCILQTLSTKYNDDPTRASRPFDKNRDGFVIAEGAGVLVLEELEHAKARGAKILAELAGYGASCDAYHLTSPEPEGEGAAKAMRLAMEDGNLRPEDIDYVNAHGTSTPTNDPIETRAIKKALGERARDIPVTSTKSMTGHLVGAAGGLETIISVLTIRDGFVPGTINLEEADPECDLNYLPGKGKEMKVRATLSNSLGFGGHNAVVAVKEWKE from the coding sequence ATGGAGAACCAGAAACGTCGAGTCGTCGTAACCGGTATGGGGGCGATTACTCCGCTCGGCAATGATGTCGAGTCTACTTGGCAGGCCTTGAAAACGGGGAAAAGCGGTATTGTAAGAAATGATCGCTTTGACATTTCCGAATTCCCCTCGAAGATTGCAGGGCTTGTAAGAGATTTTGAGCCAAACAACTATATGGAAAAAAAGGATGCACGGAAGATGGCCCTGTTTACACAGTACGGTGTAGCCGCAGCCAGACAGGCAATGGACCAGGCAGGTTTCACCAGCGGAAATTTCGACCCCGACCGTGCATCGGTGTTCCTGGGAAATGGCATTGGAGGCTTCGAAATCATCGAAAGCTCCTATCGGATCCTTTTTTCCAAGGGACCAAGCAGAGTCCCTCCCCTAACGATCCCCAAATTGATCAGCAACGAAGGACCGGCTAATGTCGCCATGGTTTTGGGGCTCAAAGGCCCCTGCCAAACCATTACCACCGCTTGTGCCAGCGGAAGCGACGCCATAGGTGCGGCTGTAGCGTCCATCCGCAGCGGAAGAAGCGATATTGCAGTCACGGGAGGAACTGAAGGATGTATCACCGAACTCGGTATTGCCGGCTTTTGCATACTCCAGACCCTCTCTACGAAATACAACGATGATCCGACAAGGGCCAGCCGTCCTTTTGACAAGAATCGAGACGGTTTTGTCATAGCCGAAGGTGCCGGTGTTTTAGTGCTTGAAGAACTCGAACACGCCAAGGCGCGGGGTGCAAAAATTCTTGCCGAGTTAGCCGGTTATGGCGCAAGCTGTGATGCCTATCATCTAACCTCTCCCGAGCCCGAGGGAGAAGGAGCGGCAAAAGCCATGAGGCTTGCCATGGAAGACGGAAATCTTCGACCAGAAGATATTGATTACGTGAATGCCCACGGTACCAGCACGCCGACAAACGACCCAATTGAAACCAGGGCCATCAAAAAGGCTTTGGGAGAAAGGGCTCGCGACATACCGGTAACAAGCACAAAATCGATGACCGGGCACCTCGTCGGTGCAGCCGGTGGCCTTGAAACCATTATATCCGTTCTTACCATTCGAGACGGCTTCGTTCCCGGTACCATCAACCTTGAGGAGGCGGACCCGGAATGCGATCTCAACTATCTTCCCGGTAAAGGGAAAGAGATGAAAGTGAGGGCAACCCTTTCCAATAGTCTCGGTTTCGGCGGTCACAATGCGGTAGTAGCTGTTAAGGAGTGGAAAGAATGA
- the fabZ gene encoding 3-hydroxyacyl-ACP dehydratase FabZ, translating into MNPSFEPMAAPVDLEGVKTLLPHRDPFLFVDSLLAFNEETIVGEKLFGDDEFFFRGHFPTYPVVPGVLLVESMAQCGGAGVAAAGFIRNAIFLLAGVEKAKFRRQVVPGDKVRFEIENKRISKLMIRQKGKALVGNEVAAEAEWFCIMKNEGE; encoded by the coding sequence ATGAACCCAAGCTTTGAACCAATGGCGGCTCCGGTCGATCTGGAGGGGGTAAAAACCCTCCTTCCCCATCGTGATCCCTTTCTTTTTGTAGATAGCCTCCTCGCCTTTAATGAGGAGACAATCGTCGGAGAAAAACTTTTTGGTGACGATGAATTCTTTTTTCGCGGTCACTTTCCCACCTACCCTGTTGTACCTGGGGTCTTACTCGTAGAGTCGATGGCCCAGTGCGGAGGTGCCGGTGTGGCCGCCGCAGGTTTTATTCGTAATGCCATCTTCCTCCTTGCCGGCGTGGAAAAGGCAAAATTTCGGCGACAGGTGGTACCAGGGGACAAGGTCCGTTTCGAGATTGAAAACAAGCGGATCAGTAAGCTGATGATTCGCCAGAAGGGCAAGGCCCTGGTCGGCAACGAGGTTGCTGCGGAAGCAGAGTGGTTCTGTATCATGAAGAATGAAGGAGAATAG
- the fabV gene encoding enoyl-ACP reductase FabV yields MEPKIRGAICMNAHPKGCAEETRRQIRWTQDYFSHHKASKKLERVLVIGASTGYGLASRIAAAFGYGAATIGVSFEKEPSEKRPATPGWYNTRTFDEEAKKAGIPALSFNGDAFSNEMRAKVGDALKSLGGPADLVIYSLASGVRTDPADGTLYRSALKPLGEVYKAKSVDFINGRLGEVEIAPATEEERRATVKVMGGEDWRLWIDYLGAQGLLAPDVKTVAYSYIGPEVTHAVYREGTIGSAKKDLEETAKGLNKELSASGGGAYVSVNKAVVTRASAVIPVVSLYISLLFKVMKQKGVHEGCIEQMVRLFSQRLYGSNEAMPVDTEGRIRIDDWEMREDIQKEVSSLWEKVDDENIDELADLAGYREDFLKIHGFSVPGVDYDAEVDFLNI; encoded by the coding sequence ATGGAACCTAAAATCAGAGGAGCAATCTGCATGAATGCACACCCCAAGGGGTGTGCAGAGGAAACCCGTAGGCAGATACGCTGGACACAAGACTATTTTTCGCATCACAAGGCATCAAAGAAACTGGAAAGGGTCCTTGTCATCGGAGCATCAACGGGATACGGGCTTGCCAGCAGAATAGCCGCAGCCTTCGGCTACGGTGCCGCAACCATCGGTGTTTCGTTTGAAAAAGAACCAAGCGAAAAGCGGCCCGCTACTCCTGGCTGGTATAATACCAGGACCTTTGACGAAGAAGCGAAAAAGGCGGGAATCCCGGCCCTAAGCTTCAACGGCGACGCCTTCTCGAACGAAATGCGGGCCAAGGTCGGGGATGCCCTCAAAAGCCTGGGCGGCCCTGCCGACCTTGTTATCTACAGCCTTGCCTCGGGAGTCAGAACCGATCCTGCCGACGGAACCCTCTATCGATCGGCTCTTAAACCCCTCGGAGAGGTGTACAAAGCCAAATCGGTCGATTTCATCAACGGTCGCCTCGGCGAAGTGGAAATCGCCCCGGCGACAGAAGAAGAGAGACGGGCCACGGTCAAGGTTATGGGCGGGGAAGACTGGCGTCTATGGATCGATTATCTTGGGGCACAGGGGCTTTTGGCCCCCGATGTAAAAACCGTAGCCTACTCATATATCGGTCCCGAGGTAACCCATGCAGTCTATCGTGAAGGGACCATCGGATCGGCAAAAAAGGATTTGGAAGAAACCGCAAAAGGGCTCAACAAGGAGCTTTCCGCATCAGGCGGAGGGGCCTATGTGTCGGTTAATAAGGCAGTGGTGACACGTGCAAGTGCCGTCATTCCCGTGGTATCCCTCTATATCAGCCTTCTCTTTAAGGTAATGAAGCAGAAGGGAGTACATGAAGGTTGCATCGAACAGATGGTCAGACTTTTTTCCCAGCGTCTTTATGGCAGCAACGAGGCAATGCCTGTCGATACAGAAGGTCGCATTCGAATCGACGACTGGGAGATGCGGGAGGATATCCAGAAAGAGGTCTCTTCCCTTTGGGAAAAGGTCGATGACGAAAATATTGATGAGCTGGCCGATCTTGCAGGCTATCGTGAGGATTTTCTGAAGATACACGGATTCTCAGTACCCGGCGTCGATTACGATGCCGAAGTAGATTTTCTGAATATATAA
- a CDS encoding helix-turn-helix domain-containing protein — protein MDPEQQPPQVGKNIQKVRKEKRLTLGHLSQVSGVSKAMLSQIETEKVNPTIATIWKIAQGLQISLNTLLKSNNDEGRRFHVSRSEHITSLDAEEEGVHIKVLSPFSMVEDLEIYLVSLAAGGVLHSQAHIPKTEEFVTVISGSVRVNAGTNMGELHKGDFVSYHSDVKHSIENIGSGEAVVHMVVRFHHPR, from the coding sequence ATGGATCCTGAACAACAACCTCCTCAGGTAGGGAAAAATATACAAAAGGTTAGAAAAGAAAAACGATTAACCTTAGGGCACCTTTCGCAGGTCAGCGGAGTGTCGAAGGCAATGTTGAGTCAGATCGAAACGGAAAAGGTAAACCCTACCATCGCTACGATATGGAAGATAGCGCAGGGCTTGCAGATATCACTAAACACGTTGCTAAAAAGCAACAACGATGAGGGACGACGTTTCCATGTATCCCGGAGTGAACACATCACCTCATTGGATGCCGAAGAAGAAGGGGTCCATATTAAGGTCCTTTCTCCTTTTTCCATGGTTGAGGATCTTGAGATCTATCTGGTGAGCCTTGCTGCAGGGGGAGTCTTGCATTCACAAGCCCATATTCCGAAGACCGAAGAGTTCGTAACAGTTATTTCGGGATCGGTACGGGTAAACGCTGGAACAAATATGGGAGAACTCCATAAGGGGGACTTTGTCAGTTATCATAGTGATGTGAAGCATAGTATAGAGAATATCGGTTCAGGTGAGGCGGTAGTGCATATGGTGGTGCGCTTCCACCACCCACGCTGA
- a CDS encoding RNA methyltransferase codes for MGNLRIVLVEPQTAGNIGSVCRAMKNMGIHDLAIVGARDYDENRVLTLALHARDIWHNALRFPDIDAALEDCVFSAGITRRRGKFRKYFSLLPEEFAKRISAIESGTVAAVFGREADGLRDDELARCSVAVHIPSSPDFPSLNLSHAVQIICYELFRCRTPSSVTFQPIKRRDVDKVAATIVDNFDAIGFFKQDEKDEVRIFFHDILTRAALSAKEAKRIEKMFRKMAGIKLHKE; via the coding sequence GTGGGAAATCTGCGAATCGTATTGGTCGAACCCCAGACCGCGGGAAATATCGGTTCGGTATGTCGTGCAATGAAAAACATGGGAATTCATGATTTGGCGATTGTCGGAGCCCGGGATTACGATGAAAATAGGGTTCTGACACTTGCGCTTCATGCCAGGGATATATGGCACAATGCCTTACGATTTCCGGATATCGACGCCGCCCTCGAGGATTGCGTTTTTTCTGCAGGAATAACAAGACGAAGAGGAAAATTTCGTAAATACTTTTCTTTGCTCCCCGAAGAGTTCGCGAAACGGATTTCCGCGATAGAAAGCGGAACGGTGGCTGCTGTTTTCGGAAGAGAAGCAGATGGGCTTAGGGACGATGAACTTGCACGCTGTTCCGTGGCGGTTCACATTCCCTCAAGTCCTGACTTTCCGAGTCTGAATCTTTCCCATGCCGTGCAAATTATCTGCTACGAGCTCTTTCGCTGCAGGACCCCATCATCGGTTACCTTTCAGCCAATCAAGCGAAGGGATGTTGATAAGGTTGCAGCCACAATCGTTGACAATTTCGACGCCATCGGCTTTTTTAAGCAGGACGAAAAAGACGAGGTCCGTATCTTCTTTCATGATATTCTTACACGGGCAGCACTAAGCGCAAAGGAAGCGAAGCGAATCGAGAAAATGTTTCGAAAAATGGCGGGAATCAAACTTCACAAAGAGTAA
- a CDS encoding adenylate/guanylate cyclase domain-containing protein, with amino-acid sequence MEGNVIEQSGTTFFDLDDLLAHAKDVAGRHQAAPSYAIFYLRELLKNNGLADADDHRVEEIRLIIAELEKSEPPLDRQLEAINNLVVARDSAFALEKASREISFRKEIEEFYLPKQLISAIIENGEIPSSSQEQVIGIGFIDIADYTYLSKFLSPKENQIVLNGLYAAFNSVLKRHGGFLNKIEGDSIMFHFGGLIDPSVRDLDHEQTERYIAKELFYTCVEMQRVAFLFNQANDRFLFDADDETRESVKRAFDIIGALRTSHDLGQAINAFFQIRIRIGANIGEVTIGNFGPDGARQWDVIGEPVIKAKRMESTAPIGGFRISDDLFSILEKTGTADEYYRRFKREAEALFGAFRDITKEELFQKSLVRLKDKRNAEFKTYSVQVNPGLPEALKNQANLLLEKGEEGADRIVSMLQYYRGNRFVINGLGLLFKDKGINLRIGEMVSYMLPRRWEALLGKFDGDKKAAERAMGDGYSLFSMFELFGTLQDLIKEDDLPTKPKIDFENYDSYMRKMQEWMTMENSYREKRTYQRSHFFNYIYPMVFISFRTSILEYQHRARIEDEMTENLEELEEV; translated from the coding sequence ATGGAAGGGAATGTAATCGAACAGAGCGGTACCACCTTTTTCGATCTTGACGATTTGCTTGCCCATGCCAAGGATGTTGCAGGCAGACACCAAGCGGCCCCTTCCTATGCGATCTTCTATCTTCGTGAACTGTTGAAGAACAACGGGCTTGCGGATGCCGACGACCATCGGGTGGAAGAGATACGACTGATTATTGCCGAACTCGAGAAGAGTGAACCGCCCCTGGATCGGCAGCTTGAGGCCATTAACAATCTGGTCGTTGCAAGAGATTCCGCTTTTGCTCTGGAAAAAGCAAGTCGGGAAATCAGTTTCCGAAAGGAGATTGAAGAGTTTTATCTCCCAAAACAGTTGATCTCTGCAATAATCGAAAATGGAGAAATTCCCAGCTCAAGTCAGGAACAGGTGATCGGTATCGGTTTTATTGATATTGCCGACTACACCTATCTTAGCAAATTCTTGAGTCCGAAGGAAAATCAAATTGTTCTTAACGGCCTTTATGCGGCTTTCAACTCCGTCTTGAAACGTCACGGAGGCTTTCTCAATAAGATCGAAGGAGATTCGATCATGTTCCATTTCGGCGGCTTGATCGACCCTTCGGTGCGGGATCTGGATCATGAGCAGACGGAACGTTACATTGCAAAGGAACTGTTTTACACCTGTGTGGAGATGCAGCGGGTGGCCTTTCTCTTCAACCAGGCAAACGATCGCTTTCTTTTCGATGCCGACGACGAAACAAGAGAGTCTGTCAAACGGGCTTTTGATATTATCGGTGCCTTGAGGACAAGCCATGATTTGGGGCAGGCCATCAATGCTTTCTTCCAGATTCGAATTCGTATCGGGGCCAATATAGGAGAGGTTACCATCGGCAACTTCGGACCGGATGGGGCGAGACAATGGGATGTCATCGGTGAGCCGGTAATCAAGGCAAAACGGATGGAATCTACGGCCCCGATCGGCGGATTTCGAATCAGTGACGACCTCTTTTCTATTCTGGAAAAGACGGGTACCGCCGATGAATATTACCGACGATTCAAGCGGGAGGCCGAGGCTCTTTTTGGTGCCTTCAGGGATATCACCAAAGAGGAGCTGTTCCAAAAAAGTCTGGTTCGACTCAAGGATAAACGAAATGCCGAATTTAAGACCTACAGCGTCCAGGTAAACCCCGGGCTTCCCGAGGCTCTGAAAAACCAGGCAAATCTGCTTTTGGAGAAGGGTGAGGAGGGAGCCGATCGTATCGTGTCGATGCTCCAGTACTATCGTGGCAATCGTTTCGTTATCAACGGCCTCGGTCTCCTCTTTAAAGATAAGGGAATCAATCTGAGAATTGGTGAGATGGTGAGCTATATGCTGCCTCGGCGTTGGGAAGCCCTTCTGGGCAAGTTCGACGGAGACAAAAAGGCTGCAGAACGGGCCATGGGAGACGGTTATTCGCTTTTTTCCATGTTCGAGCTTTTCGGAACGCTTCAGGATCTTATCAAAGAAGATGATTTGCCTACCAAGCCGAAAATCGATTTTGAAAACTATGATTCCTACATGAGAAAAATGCAGGAGTGGATGACGATGGAGAACTCATATCGAGAAAAGAGGACGTATCAACGAAGCCACTTTTTCAATTACATTTATCCCATGGTCTTTATCAGCTTCCGGACAAGTATTCTTGAATACCAGCATAGAGCTCGTATAGAAGATGAGATGACGGAAAACCTTGAAGAGTTAGAAGAGGTTTGA